CTTACCGGAGGTGGGGCGCACCAGTTTTGTCAGTCGCTTCTTGCCGCGCCTGTCGTTTTCCACCGCGCTGTTGCTGGCGCTGTTAGCTATAGCGGCTGGTGTCGCGGTCCGCCTGCTCGCCGCCGGCGAACTCGGTCAGCGCGCCACCTTCATTTTCTTCGTTCCCGGCGTGGTTGTCGCCAGCGCGCTTTCCGGGTTTCGCGCAGGTAGTCTTGCGGCCGTGGTCGGCGCTGCCGCCGGTCTCTGGTGCGACGCGCTGAGTGGACCGATCGAGAGCGGAAGCCTGATTGCCGCCGCGGCTTTCGTGCTCATCGGCCTCGCCGTGGCCATCGGCGGCGAGTGGTTCCAGCGCGCGCGGATCGAAACCGAAACCGCGGCCGTCGCGCTCGCGAGGCGTGAAGCCCACCTGCAATCGATTCTCGACACCGTGCCAGATGCGATGATCGTCATAGACGAAGCCGGCTTGATCCGTGATTTCAGTCCCGCAGCCGAACGGATGTTCGGATGGAATGCGGCAGAGGTGTCCGGACAGAACGTCAATGTGCTGATGCCCGATCCTTATCGCAGCGCACATGACGGCTATCTGGAGCGCTACTACCGCACCGGCGAGAGGAGGATCATCGGCAAGGGCCGCGTTGTCGTCGGCGAGCGCAAGGACGGTTCGACCTTCCCGCTCGAGCTTGCCGTGGGCGAGATGCAGGCGGAAGGGCAGCGCTTTTTCACCGGGTTCATCCGCGACCTGACCGAGCGCCAGCAGGCCGAGGTAAGATTGCAGGAACTGCAAAGCGAGCTAGTGCACGTCTCGCGGCTTACCGCCTTGGGCGAAATGGCGTCTGCGCTGGCGCACGAGATCAACCAGCCGCTCTCGGCAATCGCCAACTACCTCAAGGGCAGTCGGATGCTGCTCATGCGAGAAGAGGTGCAGCACGAGCGCGTGGCGGAAGCCGTCGACCGGGCTGCTGCGGAAGCGCTCAGGGCAGGCGACATCATTCGTCGGCTGCGGGACTTCGTAGCCCGCGGCGAAACCGAACGCACAATCGAGAGTCTGCCTAAACTCGTCGAGGAAGCCAGCGCCCTCGCGCTCGTCGGTGCCAAGGAGCATGGCATCCGAGTGCAATATAACTTCAGTCCCGCAATCGATCTGGTGCTGGTCGACAAGGTGCAGATCCAACAGGTCGTGCTAAACCTTGTGCGAAACGCGATTGATGCGATGGCCGAATCAGATTGTTCGCAGCGCGATCTGACGATCGTGATCGAACAGGCAGTCGACGATCTGGCGCAGGTATCGGTGACCGACACCGGTCCCGGTATCGATCCCGAAGTCGCGGACCGGCTATTTCAGCCCTTCATCTCCACCAAGCGCACGGGTATGGGCGTCGGGCTGTCGATCTCGCGCACGATCGTCGAGGCGCATGGAGGGCGTATCTGGGCCCTGCCAATTCCCGGCGGCGGGGCGGAGTTCGGCTTTACGGTGCAGCGTGTCGCGAGTGAGGAACTATACGATGGCGAGTAGTGGTGCCAGTGATCCGATCGTCTACATCATTGATGACGACGAGAGCGCGCGGCACTCGCTAGAGTTTCTTCTCGACGTTGCCGAAATCCGTGTCCGCTCGTTCGTGTCGGCCGATGCTTTTCTGAAATCTTCGCCTCCACTTTCCGGCGCCTGCGTGGTGACCGACGTGCGTATGCCCGGCACGAACGGTGTCGAACTGGCCGACAAACTGAAGGAGCGCGACGATAGGGTGCCGGTGATCATCATCACCGGTCACGCCGACGTGCCGTTAGCGATCCAGGCAATGAAGGCGGGCGCTGCGGATTTTATCGAGAAGCCATTCGACGACGAGGCGATACTTGCGGCCATCCGCAAGGCGCTGACCGACAGCACTGGCGACGAGCAGATACAGAACGAACGCCGCGAAGTGCTCGACCGTCTCGGTCTGCTCTCCGCAAGGGAGCGCGAGGTGGTCGATGGCCTCGTGGACGGGAAAGCTAACAAGGTGATCGCCTTCGATCTCGACATCAGCCCGCGGACAGTCGAAGTCTACCGCGCCAATGCGATGATGAAGATGCAAGCAAAGACCCTCTCCGATCTCGTGCGCATGCTGACGATTGCCCGACTGGGCTAGTTGGCTCGTCTTTTTTCACTGCATTCCAGACGCAAGCGGACAGCCAGTAACCGGCCCACGAACCGTCGAGCCTCTCGGTGCAAACGTGGTGCTGTATCGAACGACCTGAACGGGGTAGAAAGCGACTCAAGTCGCGCGCATTTGCGGCGCTGCCTCCCGAATAACGCGGAAAGCCGAGCGCAGAAAGATCACCGCCATGAGACTGCCGATGATGATGTCGGGCCAGGGCGAGACCAGCCACCAGACGAGCCCAGCCGCGAGTAGCACCCCGCAATTGTTGATCACGTCGTTGCGAGAGCATTCGAAGGTGCTCGCCATATTCACGTCCTGATGACGAAAACGTGTCAGCAGACGAAGGCAAACGAGGTTGGCGACGAGCGCGAGCCCACCGAATATCAGCATTAGGGTGGAAGACGGAGCGACCCCGCTGCTGATTTTGATCAGCACGTTGAATGCGATTCCAACTCCGAGCCCCAAAATGACGACCCCTTTGAGCATCGCTGCTCCGGCTTTCCACCGGTCAGACCGGGCAAGGGCGTAGAGGCTGACTGCATAAACGACCGCGTCGCCGAGCATATCGGAGGCATCGGCCATGAGTGCCGTTGATCCTGCGATTACGCCCGCACCGAACTCGAGGACGAACATGACCACGTTGATGGCCAGCACGGCCACCAGCACTCGACGCTGCTCGGCTTGGCGGGCCAGCTTCTCCAGTTCGGTCGACTTGGCGGAACAACAATCTGCAGACATGGGGTCAATTAGGGGATCGAAACGCGAGTCTGCAACGGGGTCGCAAGCGGACGCTTTCTCCGCATCTCGTCGAATGGCCGCTTTTGGGGGTGAATGAGCCGGAAGCGGACCGTCAGCTATCGGCCCAACCTCGGTCCATCGGCAAAGCGCCCCATATCGGTTATTCGCGCTGATCGACCGGACACCCCTATGCAGACGTTCCTGCATCGGCCCGAAGAGGGCGCCTAGCTCAAGCGTTTCTCTCATGGTCATTCCGGCCAAAGGAGAAGTCAGATGGGCATGTCAGAATTCGACCCTGGGGCGCGTGCGATGCGACCTTGGAACGCCGGCACCCAAGTCGGTCCGAAGCGTCCGCTCACGCAGAAGCAGATTTGGGCAATTCGGTTTCATCTGGATCGCGAGCAACGGATCAGGGACCGGGCCCTGTTCGATCTTGCGATCGACAGTAAGCTAAGAGGCTGCGACCTCGTCGAGCTCAAGATTGGCGATCTGGTTGCAGGATCGGTAATTCGACACCGAGCTACGATCACCCAGCGAAAGACGAATAGACCGGTCCAGTTCGAGATAACGGCTGACGCGCGAATGAGCCTGTTGGCCTGGCTTGAACGACGCGGGGGCACGATTGAGGATTTCGCATTCCCGAGCAGGGTCGATCATGACCAGCACTTGAGCACCCGGCAGTACGCGAGGTTGGTGGACGAATGGGTCACGGCGGTCGGCCTCAGAAAGAAGGATTACGGCACTCATTCGCTGCGACGAACGAAGGCATCGATCATTTACAAGGCCACGGGAAATCTGAGGGCCATTCAGATCCTCCTCGGACACTCCAAGATAGAGAACACTGTGCGATATCTGGGCGTCGACATCGAAGACGCCCTCACGCTGTCAGAGAAAACCGAGATCTGAGATTACGCCAGTTTCTCCTGGAGGCTGGCGTCTCACCTGAATGACTGCTTCTATCGCGCACGACCCGCGCTGATAATGCCCGGGATGGGGTGGAAAGCGGTCCCTCAGCTCCGGGATCGGAAATTGGCGTCATTGACGGCTTCCCCGAACGGCCGCATCGAAGGTGAATGATAGACACTCGTCTTGGCCGTGCTCCGATCTTGGAATTTCTATCCGGCTACTCGTTACCAACCGATAGCTTGCTCGCGCTAACCGGCGACAGGGATAAGGTTGAGCTTCATTCCAAAGCATCGCGTCGGTCAGGATTGGAAATAAAAATCTCCCACGCCTGGCAAACTCCGCTTGACGAGATGTCCTGTGGGCAATGCCGTGTTCTAATAGGCCAAAAGCTCGCCATTCCCTGGCTCGCGGAAGCGGTCACGAGGTTCGTTGTTCTATATCACCAAGCCGAATGCGACCTGTATCCCGGTGACCTATCAGTAGGGTCACTAATAGCTTGGCAAGAACTTGCGAACCATGCGCCGGAGCAAACGCGAGAGATGCTGAGGGCGGACTTCGACTGGCTCCGGGAGGCGGCCAAAAAAGAGCGACCCAGATCGATCGTTAATCAGGCGCTTCAGGCGCTTGAACGTGGTCTCGCCGCTTTATGACCGCAAAGGGGTCGTTCCAAGCTTGGTCGGTTTCGGGGTGGAAAGCGGACGTCTGGTCAGGTGTATCAAGCGCTGTTGTTTGGTGAGACCCTATGCGATGCTGCAAGCCTGTATATTAGGCTGGTCAGCAGTAATGAGTGCGCGACGACGGCCAATCCCGTGAAGAAGATCTCACTACTTGGGCACTCGTAAATTTTCAGCACCTGAAACCCGTCGTGGGGATAGGGGCGTTGATCACAATAGGTATCGGCCCAGTAAACGTAGTGGTTCAATGTCCCCGTCGCGATACAGAGTGCGCCAATAGCCAGGAGCGAATTTGAAGGGGCGGATTTCAGCACCAACTCACGTGCACCGAGCCCCGCCACTAGCCAATAGATCGCTAACAAGGACAGCGGATATATCAGAGTATCGGACGCGACCCATCGCTTAAATTCGATTTCGATATAGTCGTCGGCCCCCGAGGGAGCGGCGAGATATAACGCCAAGCAGAAGAGTACAATGCACCCCGCGCAAACGGCGAATCCGACTAATGCTCTTTGCGCGTTTTGCACCAAGACCCCCAATAACCAAAGCAAGGCGTAGCGTTAATTGCAGATCGTCCGCAATGGGGTCGATGACCGCCAGGTCGCTTTCGGGGTTGAAAGCGGACTATCGTTTCATGGTTAGAGACTGGCCTGATCTGCCGAAAACAGAGAGAATATCTGATGCTCCTCGGCTATCGATCGGTCTGCAGTAGTTTCGGAGATGTCGTGGGCGGATATGAGGCTTGAGCGCTATTGGCCGGTAGCGGCGATCGTCATCGTGGGAGCACTAACGCTTCTGGGCTGGTATGCGTTGTCGCCTCGCTTGGCGATCGCTCAACTAGGCGATGGGAATATCGCGCCGGGAAAATTGACGGAGCTCTACGATCGGGAGAGGGTGAGGTCGGCCTTCGAAAGGCAGATGCTGCCGCAGGTCGAGACGTATCCGCCGCCGCTGACAAAAGGCGTTATATTGGATGCGATGTCTGATCCACGCGCTGTCAGAGCATTCGTCGTCGAGCCATACGGAGACTGGCAATTCGCAGCAGCCAAGGGACTGCCCGACGAGTTCATCACCAAGGAGCGGGCGGATGTGATGCCGCGCATATTGCAGACCAGTGAGAACTGGGAGTTAAGGCGGACAGGGTTCGATGAATTCGTGGCTACTCCATCCGGACGCCAAGGCCAAAAAGGCAACTCGTATCGGTTCGAGCGCGACGGAATAGGCTGGCGCTTGGTCGCCATCGAATTGACGACGACAATCAGGTGACGACAAGGTGTCGGTCGCATCGCGACTGCGGTCGATCGCCGCCTTCCCGGTTTCGTGGTGTAATGCGGATAAAGGCTAGTCCACCACCTTGAAAGAAACAGCAGCGCCGTCCGGCAAGTCCTTCACCGATTTGAACAGATCTGCTGTCAGCGAGAACCACTCGCTCCAGGGCGCCACCCAGACGTTTGCCACCGTATATGTGCCTCCGAGGATTGGTGGCACGGTGAAGGCGTAACACTGCCTGTCCTCTAATATCAGACCTGCCGCGCGACATTCATCTGCCAAATCAGCAAGCAACCAGTTCTGGTCGTCGTTCTGAATCCGCCGCCAGAATGCCTCTTCGCTATTGCTGCCCTTCTCGGAAAAGCATTCGCCTCTCTCGAGTAAATGAACGCCGCCGTCCGAGCCCAAGATGAAGGCATCGCCAAAAAGGCTCGTGCGCAGGATACGTGGGCCCGCTGGTAAGATCGAGGACCACGCTTCGAGGTCCGTGTGGTTGGCAGCACTAGGCAGAATATATGCGGACACCATCCGGAAGGAATGGCGGAACCGTTGGACGTCCGCAACGGGGTCGGTGACGGCAGGGTCGGTTTCGGGGTGGGAAGCGGAAAGGCAGACTTGAGCAGTGGACCTATCGCAAAAGCCCCGACCGGCTACTGCCGATCGGGGCTCTTCTTCAGTCAGCGGTCATCAGCCAGCCGGTTCAGGCCGTTTCGCGGGCCTTGTTATCGATCTTCTTCTGGCCGGCATCAGTGGCCCCGCCGATCTCGATCGTCCGCGGCTTCATGGCTTCCGGAATTTCGCGGACGAGGCTGATCGACAGCAGCCCGTCGTGGAGGTCCGCGCCGGTCACATGAATATGATCGGCAAGGCCGAACCGCCGTTCGAATTCCCGGGTCGCAATCCCGCGATGGACATAGTCGGTGCCGTCTTCGTCGGACCTCTTGCCCCTCACGATCAGCTGGTTCTGCTGCGCCGTGATGTCGATATCGTCGCGGCGAAAGCCGGCAACGGCGAGGTCGATGCGATATTCGTCATCGCCGACCATCACCAGATCGAAGGGCGGATAATTGTCGCCATTGCCGACATGGCTCTCTTCTAGCATGTCGAACAGTCGGTCGAACCCGATCGTCGACCGGCGGAAGGGCGAAAAGTCGAATGCACTACGCATGGTTCAGTCCTCCTTCTTGAGCAACGATGGATAAGGAGGGCTCGCCGATCACCGGCGAACCGATCCTCGACTGCCGGACCCGATGGCATCCGGCATCGAAGAAATATTTCGCCTCGATCGGATTTCAAGAGGGATGGAGGGGTACGAGTGCGAGCGATTGACGCACGGCCGGTTTGGGGTGGAAAGCTGATACTAGTACGCGCTCAATACCTGTGTGGCCTTAAGACCTTGTCCCGACGTCTCTAATTCGACATCCTCGAACCCAAACAAGGGGAGATCGAATGAAATGTGTCGCTCTCATACTGTCGGCATTCCTTACGGGCTGCACGACCACGAGCACTGACAGGGTCGTGGAGCAAGATAGCGCTGCTTCTAGCATTGCGAGGTCGGTCGCTGCCCAAAATGCACCCGAGCGACTGATCTATCGTCAGTT
The nucleotide sequence above comes from Sphingomicrobium arenosum. Encoded proteins:
- a CDS encoding two-component system sensor histidine kinase NtrB, producing MGRTSFVSRFLPRLSFSTALLLALLAIAAGVAVRLLAAGELGQRATFIFFVPGVVVASALSGFRAGSLAAVVGAAAGLWCDALSGPIESGSLIAAAAFVLIGLAVAIGGEWFQRARIETETAAVALARREAHLQSILDTVPDAMIVIDEAGLIRDFSPAAERMFGWNAAEVSGQNVNVLMPDPYRSAHDGYLERYYRTGERRIIGKGRVVVGERKDGSTFPLELAVGEMQAEGQRFFTGFIRDLTERQQAEVRLQELQSELVHVSRLTALGEMASALAHEINQPLSAIANYLKGSRMLLMREEVQHERVAEAVDRAAAEALRAGDIIRRLRDFVARGETERTIESLPKLVEEASALALVGAKEHGIRVQYNFSPAIDLVLVDKVQIQQVVLNLVRNAIDAMAESDCSQRDLTIVIEQAVDDLAQVSVTDTGPGIDPEVADRLFQPFISTKRTGMGVGLSISRTIVEAHGGRIWALPIPGGGAEFGFTVQRVASEELYDGE
- the fixJ gene encoding response regulator FixJ → MASSGASDPIVYIIDDDESARHSLEFLLDVAEIRVRSFVSADAFLKSSPPLSGACVVTDVRMPGTNGVELADKLKERDDRVPVIIITGHADVPLAIQAMKAGAADFIEKPFDDEAILAAIRKALTDSTGDEQIQNERREVLDRLGLLSAREREVVDGLVDGKANKVIAFDLDISPRTVEVYRANAMMKMQAKTLSDLVRMLTIARLG
- a CDS encoding cation diffusion facilitator family transporter; this translates as MSADCCSAKSTELEKLARQAEQRRVLVAVLAINVVMFVLEFGAGVIAGSTALMADASDMLGDAVVYAVSLYALARSDRWKAGAAMLKGVVILGLGVGIAFNVLIKISSGVAPSSTLMLIFGGLALVANLVCLRLLTRFRHQDVNMASTFECSRNDVINNCGVLLAAGLVWWLVSPWPDIIIGSLMAVIFLRSAFRVIREAAPQMRAT
- a CDS encoding tyrosine-type recombinase/integrase, with the protein product MGMSEFDPGARAMRPWNAGTQVGPKRPLTQKQIWAIRFHLDREQRIRDRALFDLAIDSKLRGCDLVELKIGDLVAGSVIRHRATITQRKTNRPVQFEITADARMSLLAWLERRGGTIEDFAFPSRVDHDQHLSTRQYARLVDEWVTAVGLRKKDYGTHSLRRTKASIIYKATGNLRAIQILLGHSKIENTVRYLGVDIEDALTLSEKTEI
- a CDS encoding T6SS immunity protein Tdi1 domain-containing protein, whose amino-acid sequence is MVSAYILPSAANHTDLEAWSSILPAGPRILRTSLFGDAFILGSDGGVHLLERGECFSEKGSNSEEAFWRRIQNDDQNWLLADLADECRAAGLILEDRQCYAFTVPPILGGTYTVANVWVAPWSEWFSLTADLFKSVKDLPDGAAVSFKVVD
- a CDS encoding Hsp20 family protein encodes the protein MRSAFDFSPFRRSTIGFDRLFDMLEESHVGNGDNYPPFDLVMVGDDEYRIDLAVAGFRRDDIDITAQQNQLIVRGKRSDEDGTDYVHRGIATREFERRFGLADHIHVTGADLHDGLLSISLVREIPEAMKPRTIEIGGATDAGQKKIDNKARETA